A single region of the Thermotoga profunda AZM34c06 genome encodes:
- the pulA gene encoding type I pullulanase — protein MIEFFTGKSIDIKSDKIEIFVDEKPIKIDIKPIDDNLFYIFIDQSLKEEDLSKDIFLHINNDQKIRVYSIEVLDNLYYDGPLGSFFSPQHTEFYVWSPVSKWVELLLYPSIEEQPEKIVRMQRLKNGVWYTKVIGNLEGWFYRYRFFSYGKIRESVDLYSKAVSLQSTHGVVVDLEKTNPSKWKEDHHVSLKNYQDAIIYEIHVADMTGSTNSGVQKKSSYLGLTEDNTFTPQGVNTGLSHITELGVTHVHLLPINDFYTGDDIQRDFENHYNWGYDPYLYMVPEGSYSTNPSDPICRIKEVKQMIQRFHEKGIGVIIDVVFPHTFSKGEQSPFDQTVPFYYYRIDKTGGYIDETGMGNTVASERLMVRRFILDTLIYWTKEYHIDGFRFDQMGVMDKQTMFTIQKEIKSINPSAILYGEPWGGMGVKPRFGKDDVKGTKIAVFNDEFRDAIRGSVFNVKKKGFIMGAHGKEYQIRRGVVGSVEYNLKIKGFALNSEESINYAECHDNHTLWDKNMLAAISDKSKKWSVEELKNCQKLAAAIILTSQGVPFLHAGQDFCRTKNFNGNSYNAPISLNALNYDRKLEFIDVYEYHKGLIKLRKHHPAFRMRTTEQIKKHITFLSAPKRVVAFLIKDHANDDVWDQILVLYNANTERVHFELPDGNWSVVVDSKQAGIETLYQVEKEVILEPISASIMYVR, from the coding sequence GTGATCGAATTTTTCACAGGTAAATCGATCGATATAAAGTCTGATAAGATAGAAATCTTTGTAGATGAAAAGCCAATCAAAATAGATATTAAACCTATTGATGATAATCTCTTTTATATCTTTATAGACCAATCTTTGAAAGAAGAAGATCTATCAAAGGATATTTTTCTTCATATCAACAATGATCAAAAAATCAGGGTATACAGTATAGAAGTACTCGATAATTTGTATTATGATGGGCCTCTGGGCTCTTTTTTCTCACCTCAACACACAGAGTTTTATGTCTGGTCACCGGTGAGTAAATGGGTAGAATTACTTCTTTATCCTTCAATTGAAGAACAACCAGAGAAAATTGTTCGAATGCAAAGATTGAAAAATGGTGTTTGGTACACAAAAGTTATTGGAAATCTGGAAGGCTGGTTTTATAGGTACAGATTTTTCAGCTACGGAAAAATTAGAGAATCAGTCGATCTTTATTCAAAAGCTGTCTCCTTGCAAAGTACTCATGGTGTCGTTGTAGATCTTGAAAAAACAAATCCATCGAAATGGAAAGAAGATCACCATGTTTCTCTGAAAAACTATCAAGATGCGATAATCTATGAGATCCATGTCGCAGATATGACTGGTTCTACAAACAGTGGCGTTCAAAAAAAATCAAGTTACCTTGGTTTGACAGAAGACAATACTTTTACACCACAAGGAGTGAATACTGGCCTTTCACACATAACAGAACTCGGCGTAACTCATGTTCATCTATTACCAATCAACGACTTTTACACAGGCGATGATATTCAAAGAGATTTTGAAAATCACTATAACTGGGGTTATGACCCTTATCTTTACATGGTGCCAGAGGGATCTTATAGTACAAACCCATCTGACCCTATTTGTAGAATTAAGGAAGTCAAGCAGATGATTCAAAGATTTCACGAAAAAGGTATCGGTGTGATCATAGATGTCGTTTTCCCTCATACTTTTTCCAAAGGTGAGCAGTCGCCATTTGACCAAACGGTACCATTTTATTATTACAGAATAGATAAAACAGGTGGTTATATCGATGAAACGGGAATGGGAAATACTGTGGCGAGTGAAAGGCTCATGGTCAGACGCTTTATTCTGGACACTTTGATCTATTGGACTAAAGAATACCACATCGATGGGTTTAGATTTGATCAAATGGGTGTAATGGACAAACAGACAATGTTCACCATTCAAAAAGAAATTAAATCGATTAACCCAAGTGCCATTCTTTACGGCGAGCCATGGGGAGGAATGGGTGTAAAACCAAGATTTGGCAAAGATGACGTAAAAGGAACGAAAATAGCCGTTTTCAACGATGAATTTAGAGATGCAATTAGGGGTTCGGTCTTCAATGTGAAGAAAAAGGGATTCATTATGGGTGCTCATGGAAAGGAATATCAAATACGACGAGGAGTGGTTGGAAGTGTAGAATATAATCTTAAAATAAAGGGGTTTGCCTTAAACAGTGAGGAATCAATAAATTACGCTGAATGTCACGATAATCATACGCTTTGGGATAAGAACATGCTTGCAGCTATATCAGATAAATCAAAAAAGTGGTCTGTTGAAGAGTTGAAAAACTGTCAGAAACTCGCGGCGGCTATCATTCTGACAAGTCAAGGTGTTCCTTTTCTCCATGCTGGTCAGGATTTTTGTAGAACAAAAAATTTCAATGGAAATTCATACAACGCTCCTATTTCTTTGAATGCGCTCAACTACGATCGAAAACTTGAATTTATAGATGTTTATGAATATCACAAAGGACTAATCAAATTGAGAAAACATCATCCGGCTTTCAGAATGAGAACGACCGAACAAATCAAAAAACACATAACCTTTTTAAGTGCACCAAAACGAGTCGTGGCTTTTCTCATAAAAGATCATGCAAATGACGACGTGTGGGATCAGATACTCGTTTTATACAATGCCAACACTGAGCGGGTTCATTTTGAATTACCAGATGGCAATTGGAGTGTTGTTGTCGATTCTAAACAAGCGGGAATTGAAACCTTGTATCAAGTAGAAAAAGAAGTGATACTCGAACCAATATCGGCATCGATTATGTATGTGAGGTGA
- a CDS encoding SRPBCC family protein produces the protein MIEIPKMEFIEYFNAPIEKVWQIFVNPNGWDPWFTDGMKLELKEGGGIFFRWVRLTHGETVEDKGITMIFEPCKNWEFWWYEYEDGFRSHVTMSFQANGDKGTWVKIQDKVLVTEINELPIAFGCAFGWGQMLCLAKAYIEKGLILI, from the coding sequence TTGATTGAAATACCAAAGATGGAATTCATAGAATACTTTAACGCACCAATTGAAAAGGTATGGCAAATCTTTGTCAATCCCAACGGTTGGGATCCATGGTTCACAGACGGTATGAAATTGGAACTCAAAGAAGGTGGAGGAATATTTTTTCGTTGGGTCCGATTGACTCATGGTGAAACAGTAGAAGATAAAGGTATTACGATGATTTTTGAGCCATGCAAAAACTGGGAATTTTGGTGGTATGAATACGAAGATGGCTTTAGATCACATGTGACTATGAGTTTCCAAGCCAACGGGGACAAGGGAACATGGGTAAAAATACAAGATAAGGTTCTGGTGACTGAAATAAATGAACTCCCTATAGCCTTTGGATGTGCATTTGGCTGGGGGCAAATGTTGTGTCTTGCGAAGGCTTATATTGAAAAAGGTTTAATCTTGATATAG
- a CDS encoding iron-containing alcohol dehydrogenase, giving the protein MFNIFLPTKIIFGEGTLEKLPSSIKELGEKAMIVTGKKSTKKTGLLDRVIKLLEQKNVKVIIFDKIQPNPISDDVDEAAQIAIKEKVDFVIGLGGGSAIDSAKAIAITAAMGGKFWDYVEVGGGKKPNKALPVIAIPTTHGTGTEADPFAVITNPQTNEKVGIGYNVIFPKISIVDPTLMVTLSKDQTAYTSMDAFYHSLEAFLNIDANVYSDTLAIDSMKRIVANLQAAYENGNDIYARTNLAWASTEAGITETLTGVIANHAIEHGLSGFNPQLPHGLGLCITGPYLLEYMFDKCYERLAVLAKEIFNLQECSIKKSAKLFIEKLYEFQNRFNLNPKLSTLGFEESQLEKIAKVAYRTMKGVVVKSPKKLDEHDLYQIIKRAF; this is encoded by the coding sequence ATGTTCAACATCTTTTTGCCAACAAAAATCATATTTGGTGAGGGTACGCTTGAGAAACTTCCGTCGTCTATTAAAGAGCTCGGTGAAAAGGCGATGATTGTCACAGGTAAAAAGAGCACAAAAAAAACAGGTTTACTGGACAGGGTAATAAAATTACTCGAGCAAAAAAACGTCAAAGTGATCATTTTTGATAAGATTCAACCAAACCCAATAAGCGATGATGTCGATGAAGCTGCTCAAATTGCAATCAAAGAAAAGGTTGATTTTGTAATCGGTCTTGGTGGAGGGAGTGCCATAGATTCAGCTAAAGCAATCGCCATAACGGCAGCAATGGGTGGGAAGTTCTGGGATTATGTAGAAGTTGGAGGTGGCAAAAAACCAAACAAAGCTTTACCAGTGATTGCAATACCGACGACACATGGAACAGGTACCGAAGCCGATCCATTTGCCGTTATAACCAATCCTCAAACAAATGAAAAAGTCGGTATAGGATACAACGTCATCTTTCCGAAAATTTCAATAGTCGATCCAACATTAATGGTAACACTTTCAAAAGATCAGACAGCCTATACATCCATGGATGCTTTTTACCATTCTCTCGAAGCCTTTCTAAACATAGACGCAAATGTCTATTCAGACACGTTGGCAATAGATTCTATGAAAAGAATCGTTGCAAACCTTCAAGCTGCTTACGAAAACGGAAACGACATCTACGCTCGTACCAATCTTGCCTGGGCGAGTACAGAAGCAGGTATTACTGAAACTCTCACCGGTGTCATAGCAAATCACGCTATAGAGCATGGGCTGAGTGGTTTCAACCCACAACTACCTCATGGACTTGGACTGTGTATAACAGGGCCATATTTACTCGAGTACATGTTCGACAAATGTTATGAAAGACTTGCCGTTCTTGCCAAAGAGATCTTCAATCTCCAAGAATGCAGTATAAAAAAATCTGCTAAACTTTTCATCGAGAAACTCTATGAATTCCAGAATAGATTTAACCTCAATCCAAAGTTATCTACTCTGGGATTTGAAGAAAGTCAACTCGAAAAAATCGCAAAAGTTGCCTATAGAACAATGAAGGGTGTTGTTGTGAAATCACCAAAGAAATTAGATGAACACGACTTGTACCAGATAATCAAACGCGCATTTTGA
- a CDS encoding FmdB family zinc ribbon protein has protein sequence MPFYRYVCDNCGTQKTILHSINENPVVKCDSCGKEMKREISRVGIVFKGSGFYCTDNKKNGSQPSESKSQSEKEKVA, from the coding sequence ATGCCATTTTACAGGTATGTATGTGATAATTGTGGAACACAGAAAACAATTCTTCACTCGATCAACGAGAATCCCGTTGTCAAGTGCGATTCTTGTGGTAAAGAGATGAAACGCGAAATCTCAAGAGTAGGAATCGTTTTTAAAGGAAGCGGTTTTTACTGCACAGACAACAAAAAGAATGGTTCACAGCCAAGCGAATCTAAGTCGCAATCTGAAAAGGAAAAAGTAGCATGA
- the mce gene encoding methylmalonyl-CoA epimerase: MFTKKIDHIGIAVKDASARLSLYEGFLGLKDVHIEELPSRGIRVYMIKIGESKIELLEPMNEQSEINKFLETKGEGIHHIAFTVEGINQAVELAKKNGLQPLSDSPKPGAGGTTVLFLHPKTTGGVLIELVEGSH, translated from the coding sequence GTGTTTACAAAAAAAATAGATCACATAGGTATTGCAGTGAAAGATGCCTCTGCAAGGCTTTCGTTATACGAAGGTTTTCTTGGTTTAAAAGATGTCCACATAGAAGAACTTCCATCGAGAGGGATAAGAGTTTATATGATAAAAATTGGTGAGAGTAAGATAGAATTGCTTGAACCGATGAATGAACAGTCAGAGATAAACAAATTTCTTGAGACGAAAGGTGAAGGAATTCACCATATAGCCTTTACCGTTGAAGGAATCAATCAGGCAGTAGAACTCGCAAAGAAAAATGGTTTACAGCCACTCTCTGATTCTCCAAAACCAGGTGCTGGTGGAACAACAGTTTTATTCCTTCATCCCAAAACTACGGGTGGAGTTTTGATCGAACTCGTTGAAGGTAGTCATTGA
- a CDS encoding acyl-CoA carboxylase subunit beta produces MDELIKKLQEMNEKIEQGGGTEKIEKQHAQGKLTARERINLLVDEGSFVETDKFVKHRATLLGMDKEDLPCDGVVTGIGKINGRPVAIFSQDFTVMGGSLGEMHAKKVMKIMDLAMELGIPLIGINDSGGARIQEGVDSLYGYGGIFYRNTVASGLIPQITLIAGPCAGGAVYSPAITDFVIMIDKNAKMFITGPNVIKAVTGEDINQEDLGGAYVHNTKSGNAHFLATSEQDAVSLIKTLLSYIPQNNLEEPDYIPGDYDLSLGEQILSLVPVEPNKGYDVRDVIKLVVDQDSFFEVHKHYARNIVVGFARIAGRSVGVIANQPSVLAGSLDIDSSDKAARFIRFLDAFNIPIVTFVDTPGYLPGIQQEHGGIIRHGAKLLYAYSEAVVPKITVILRKAYGGAYIAMGSKHLEADFVAAWPTAEIAVMGPEGAANIIFRKEIESASKPEEKRKELVQQYRDTFANPYVAASRGYIDAVIDPRQTREWISKTLDISKTKVKSNPKKKHGNIPL; encoded by the coding sequence ATGGATGAGTTGATAAAAAAGTTACAAGAGATGAACGAAAAGATAGAACAAGGTGGTGGCACTGAAAAAATAGAGAAACAACATGCTCAGGGAAAACTGACAGCGCGTGAGAGAATCAATCTTCTGGTCGATGAAGGCTCCTTTGTTGAAACTGATAAATTCGTTAAGCACAGAGCCACACTTCTTGGAATGGACAAGGAAGATTTACCCTGTGATGGTGTCGTTACAGGTATAGGCAAGATCAATGGAAGACCAGTTGCAATCTTCTCTCAAGATTTCACAGTTATGGGTGGTTCTCTTGGTGAAATGCACGCAAAGAAGGTAATGAAAATAATGGATCTTGCAATGGAGCTTGGTATACCTCTCATTGGAATTAACGACTCTGGTGGTGCGAGAATTCAAGAAGGTGTAGACTCATTGTACGGTTATGGTGGAATTTTCTATAGAAACACAGTCGCGTCCGGTTTGATACCACAAATAACCCTCATTGCAGGTCCATGTGCAGGTGGTGCTGTCTATTCACCGGCTATAACAGACTTCGTCATCATGATAGACAAAAACGCAAAGATGTTCATAACAGGACCCAACGTGATAAAAGCCGTTACAGGTGAAGACATAAATCAAGAAGATCTTGGTGGCGCATATGTACACAATACAAAAAGCGGTAATGCACATTTTCTCGCCACAAGCGAGCAAGATGCGGTTTCTTTGATAAAAACACTCCTTTCTTATATACCTCAGAACAACTTGGAAGAACCAGATTATATACCCGGAGATTATGATCTTTCACTCGGTGAGCAAATACTTTCATTGGTGCCAGTTGAACCAAATAAAGGATATGATGTTAGAGACGTAATAAAACTCGTAGTGGACCAAGACAGCTTTTTTGAAGTTCACAAACATTATGCAAGAAATATCGTAGTTGGCTTTGCAAGAATAGCTGGTAGGAGCGTTGGAGTAATTGCAAACCAACCCTCTGTTTTGGCCGGCTCTCTTGACATAGATTCATCAGATAAAGCCGCGAGATTTATAAGATTTCTCGATGCCTTCAATATCCCAATAGTAACCTTTGTCGACACACCAGGATATCTACCTGGCATTCAGCAAGAACATGGAGGAATCATAAGACATGGTGCAAAACTTCTGTACGCGTACAGTGAAGCAGTTGTGCCGAAAATAACGGTGATTTTGAGGAAAGCATACGGTGGTGCTTACATTGCCATGGGCAGTAAACATCTTGAAGCAGACTTCGTTGCAGCCTGGCCAACGGCAGAGATTGCGGTGATGGGACCCGAGGGAGCTGCAAATATCATCTTCAGGAAAGAAATCGAAAGTGCATCAAAACCAGAAGAAAAAAGAAAAGAATTGGTACAACAATACCGTGACACTTTCGCAAATCCATATGTTGCCGCATCAAGAGGTTACATAGATGCAGTGATAGATCCCAGACAAACGCGGGAATGGATCTCAAAGACACTCGACATATCCAAAACAAAGGTTAAATCCAACCCAAAGAAAAAACATGGTAACATACCTCTGTGA
- a CDS encoding OadG family protein, producing MSIASIVLTGIIVVFLIFVILYVVFILMGSIFRQKKPPKQETVMTKEVKPNTEIENPEDESHIAIIGAVISEILGKPVIVKSVYSGRTYDMQDRTTTWRKSGWKGARGWRASSGW from the coding sequence ATGTCCATCGCTTCAATTGTTTTAACTGGTATCATAGTCGTGTTTTTGATCTTCGTGATTCTATACGTGGTTTTCATTTTGATGGGTTCCATTTTTCGCCAGAAAAAACCACCAAAACAGGAAACTGTCATGACTAAGGAAGTCAAGCCAAATACTGAAATTGAAAACCCTGAAGATGAGAGTCATATTGCCATAATAGGGGCGGTGATCAGTGAGATATTAGGAAAACCTGTTATAGTAAAAAGTGTCTATTCTGGCAGAACTTATGATATGCAAGATAGAACGACAACATGGCGAAAAAGTGGTTGGAAAGGAGCGAGAGGATGGCGCGCAAGTTCAGGGTGGTAG
- a CDS encoding biotin/lipoyl-containing protein — protein sequence MARKFRVVVNGKEYIVEVEELGGSTTVQVPQPINIPVEKPVEKPVEKSKEEPKKVEQPKQVVSKPSTSTNGIEVRSPMSGLIIKLHVSEGQQVSRGQKLLVLEAMKMENDILCEHDGKVTKILVKEGDTVETQQTLLIIE from the coding sequence ATGGCGCGCAAGTTCAGGGTGGTAGTCAATGGAAAAGAATACATAGTTGAAGTTGAGGAACTCGGTGGTTCAACAACTGTTCAAGTTCCCCAACCTATAAATATTCCTGTGGAAAAACCCGTGGAAAAACCTGTAGAAAAGTCAAAAGAAGAACCCAAAAAAGTTGAGCAACCAAAACAAGTGGTTTCTAAACCATCGACCTCCACAAATGGAATAGAAGTCAGGTCACCGATGTCAGGTTTGATAATCAAATTACACGTGAGTGAAGGACAGCAAGTAAGTCGAGGACAAAAACTCTTGGTACTCGAAGCGATGAAGATGGAAAATGACATACTATGTGAACACGATGGGAAGGTTACAAAAATCCTTGTAAAAGAAGGCGACACCGTTGAAACTCAGCAAACACTTTTGATAATAGAGTGA
- a CDS encoding chemotaxis protein CheW gives MELKVVSFLLSEEKFALDIMNVDSIVELGKIVKVPESADYVEGIMNLRGNVIPVINLKKKFKMKDTERKTSSKIIVINLDDRKVGLLVDQVHEVLTITDKQIEQPPMDVAKSKTNILLGIAKLDQDLLIILNAKELLTAQEQIQLEGLTKLA, from the coding sequence GTGGAATTGAAAGTGGTGAGTTTCTTACTTTCCGAAGAAAAATTTGCACTCGATATCATGAATGTGGATAGCATAGTTGAATTGGGTAAGATCGTCAAAGTACCAGAATCTGCAGATTACGTCGAAGGTATCATGAATCTAAGAGGAAACGTGATTCCAGTTATAAATCTAAAGAAAAAATTCAAAATGAAAGATACCGAGAGAAAAACTTCCTCTAAGATCATTGTCATCAACTTAGATGATAGAAAAGTTGGGTTGTTAGTCGATCAAGTTCATGAAGTTCTAACCATCACAGACAAGCAAATTGAGCAACCACCAATGGACGTAGCAAAATCAAAAACGAATATACTGCTTGGTATAGCCAAACTCGATCAGGACCTTCTAATCATACTCAATGCAAAAGAATTGCTCACTGCCCAGGAACAGATCCAGCTTGAAGGCTTGACGAAGCTGGCGTGA
- a CDS encoding TolB-like translocation protein has translation MKRFLLTTFLLLFSVHAFTTVALKINMITSQDTKKLIDDVAKSLLSLLPADVYLQLSVDGSITFTSPLEIEKEEWYELTFSATYDATQERFDTVWVENNRRVYSCSYSKKEQRLYSEFIRECSHYPLEKASLWLLKNNRFDKYLRITYHPSVDEYASFSPDGKYFAFITDRLSGNRNIALLDLTEGKIDILPISGSSEYFPRFSPDGKRIAFQGSLHGFWNIYAMPLENYSKNILLISAGNSPAYCPNWYDENTILYVQDTETSNALYSATLARKRTKMNLPIQFDMVFSPVAYRGTVYFVGLKDSDFGIYALTPDGTVATIENSFFNEHDPAISPDGRYLAYSCNSTGYYTIWIKDLLTQEKWCITRDIPHDAFYPSFSADGKLIAFSVYEGSYEPDIWFAKFTPASSSLQAGSVPGQ, from the coding sequence ATGAAGCGTTTTCTTTTAACTACATTCTTGTTGTTGTTTTCTGTGCATGCTTTTACAACGGTGGCATTAAAAATTAACATGATAACTTCGCAGGACACCAAAAAACTCATCGACGATGTAGCAAAGTCGCTACTTTCTTTGTTGCCGGCTGATGTGTATTTACAGTTGAGTGTAGATGGTTCAATCACTTTTACATCACCTCTTGAAATCGAGAAGGAAGAATGGTATGAACTAACTTTCAGTGCAACTTACGATGCCACTCAAGAAAGATTCGATACTGTATGGGTTGAAAACAATCGGCGAGTTTATTCGTGTTCTTATTCTAAAAAGGAACAGAGATTGTACTCAGAGTTCATCAGAGAGTGCTCACATTATCCACTTGAGAAAGCCTCATTGTGGCTTTTGAAAAATAACAGATTCGATAAGTATTTGAGGATTACCTATCATCCTTCAGTTGATGAATATGCGAGCTTCAGCCCTGATGGTAAATATTTTGCTTTCATAACAGACAGATTATCTGGTAACAGGAATATCGCCTTGCTTGATCTGACAGAGGGTAAAATTGATATTCTACCTATCTCTGGAAGCAGTGAATATTTTCCAAGATTTTCTCCAGATGGCAAAAGGATAGCCTTTCAGGGTTCGTTACACGGTTTTTGGAACATTTATGCGATGCCACTTGAAAACTATTCGAAAAATATCTTGTTGATTTCTGCGGGAAACAGTCCGGCGTATTGTCCCAACTGGTACGATGAAAATACTATATTGTACGTTCAGGATACCGAAACATCCAACGCCCTTTATTCGGCAACATTAGCGAGGAAAAGAACAAAAATGAATCTACCAATTCAATTTGATATGGTTTTTTCGCCAGTGGCATATAGAGGCACAGTTTATTTTGTTGGATTGAAAGATTCTGATTTTGGAATATACGCACTAACGCCAGATGGAACAGTCGCTACAATAGAAAACAGCTTTTTCAACGAACACGACCCAGCTATCTCACCGGACGGGAGATACCTTGCTTATTCGTGTAACTCAACGGGATACTACACAATATGGATCAAAGATCTACTTACCCAAGAAAAATGGTGCATCACAAGGGATATTCCACACGATGCCTTCTATCCATCTTTCTCAGCAGATGGTAAATTGATCGCATTCAGTGTGTACGAAGGTAGTTATGAACCAGATATCTGGTTTGCCAAATTCACGCCAGCTTCGTCAAGCCTTCAAGCTGGATCTGTTCCTGGGCAGTGA
- a CDS encoding flagellar protein FlaG yields MKIDPMDRIINVSGTQKISTGPQTVRFEKHVNESQENQPKNVEDTIEDLKKSFEKIKTFLKSEAEFTIDRELNMIIIKIKNIDTGEIIRQIPPEVAVKIAKNLQELIGILFDERA; encoded by the coding sequence ATGAAAATCGATCCGATGGATCGGATCATAAATGTCAGTGGTACTCAAAAAATATCAACAGGACCTCAAACAGTACGTTTTGAGAAGCACGTCAACGAGAGTCAAGAAAACCAACCCAAAAATGTGGAAGATACAATAGAAGATCTTAAAAAGTCTTTTGAAAAGATCAAGACTTTCCTGAAATCAGAAGCCGAGTTTACGATAGACAGAGAGCTGAATATGATCATAATCAAGATTAAGAACATCGATACTGGTGAAATCATAAGACAGATTCCACCAGAAGTTGCTGTAAAGATAGCGAAAAACTTACAAGAATTGATAGGAATTCTTTTTGATGAGAGGGCGTGA
- the fliD gene encoding flagellar filament capping protein FliD: MDLSSIANTINYKYQSSSSKIQFGGLFSGLDTSSIIDAMLSTDVEKANNLSTKYKQLDLKQKVYQELDDKLEGFMNFLSTFKLQSSLLAKSVETDSQILTVSANANAVNGTYYVKVLSAATRSSLLSGRTIGPDNINGSTTFSNLTYRYTPVNSEIKIQKSSSTYTVSINTTDTIDEIVSKLETVFGSGNVTFSEGKLKIQSNEAFAIRQTSGTFMQVFNLSDAPITQNGSTYSIQSTAHVGAISANKTLSDIASYRGLTLTDGEIKINDVSISFSSTTTLTQLISAINNSNAGVTARYDANSDKLILTSTSTGSTTISIDDNGTGLSQLLGLDVGVFNVGSSAHIQISNDGVNWTDLYSSSNNFSYDGLNITVKDVSSSVQTVSVTNDTDAIVEQVKEFVNNWNELMDYIYTRLTESAVTDKEEDEMTDEEKMQGVLKNDSFLRTIFNKMREYITKNVSGDIKYLWELGISTGSYGYENMKMGKLELDEDTLRAKIEEDPEAVWAFFGNTETNSEGLAQQIQKYLREVTKYGGQIDSIAGLNGSISREKRVLAQQLADWIERIQKKEQDLWTRFSALEQAVAKMQSIGSYLSQITASKSSS; encoded by the coding sequence ATGGATCTTTCCTCAATAGCCAATACGATAAATTATAAATATCAAAGCTCTTCGAGCAAAATTCAATTTGGAGGCTTATTCTCTGGTCTTGATACCTCCTCCATTATAGATGCTATGCTTTCAACTGATGTTGAAAAGGCAAATAACCTGAGTACCAAGTACAAACAATTAGATCTAAAACAGAAAGTCTATCAAGAACTTGATGACAAATTAGAAGGTTTTATGAATTTTTTAAGTACTTTCAAGCTTCAGTCCTCACTTTTGGCAAAGAGTGTTGAAACAGACTCTCAGATTCTAACGGTTTCAGCCAATGCAAATGCGGTGAATGGAACATACTATGTTAAAGTGCTCTCGGCAGCAACACGAAGCTCATTACTGAGTGGTAGAACAATCGGTCCAGACAACATAAATGGCTCCACCACCTTTTCAAATCTCACATACAGGTATACACCAGTTAACTCAGAAATCAAAATCCAAAAAAGTTCAAGCACATATACGGTTTCGATAAACACTACTGATACAATCGACGAGATAGTTTCAAAGCTTGAAACAGTCTTTGGTTCTGGGAACGTGACATTCTCTGAAGGAAAACTGAAGATACAGAGTAACGAAGCATTCGCTATAAGGCAGACAAGTGGTACCTTCATGCAAGTTTTCAATCTGTCAGATGCTCCAATAACTCAAAATGGTTCAACTTATTCAATTCAAAGTACGGCACACGTTGGAGCAATTTCAGCAAATAAGACTTTATCTGATATTGCCTCCTATCGTGGATTAACTTTAACTGATGGAGAGATAAAAATCAACGATGTGAGTATATCTTTCAGTAGTACGACAACTTTAACTCAATTGATTAGTGCAATAAACAACAGCAATGCCGGTGTAACGGCAAGGTATGATGCAAATTCAGACAAACTAATTCTCACATCAACATCTACTGGTTCGACAACTATATCAATCGACGATAATGGAACGGGTTTATCTCAATTACTCGGTCTTGATGTCGGTGTCTTCAACGTTGGAAGTTCTGCACACATCCAAATTAGTAACGATGGCGTGAACTGGACAGATCTTTATTCTTCCTCCAACAATTTTAGTTATGATGGTTTGAATATCACAGTCAAGGATGTTTCGTCTTCAGTACAAACCGTGAGTGTTACAAATGATACCGATGCGATCGTCGAACAGGTAAAAGAATTTGTCAACAACTGGAATGAATTGATGGACTATATATATACAAGATTAACTGAAAGTGCAGTTACAGATAAAGAGGAAGATGAAATGACAGATGAAGAGAAAATGCAAGGAGTATTGAAGAACGACTCTTTCTTGAGAACCATATTCAATAAGATGAGAGAATACATCACAAAAAATGTCTCTGGAGATATCAAATATCTGTGGGAACTTGGTATAAGTACAGGCTCATATGGCTATGAAAATATGAAAATGGGAAAACTCGAGTTGGATGAAGATACACTCAGAGCAAAGATAGAGGAAGATCCAGAAGCTGTCTGGGCGTTCTTTGGCAATACCGAGACAAATTCAGAAGGTTTAGCTCAGCAAATTCAAAAATATCTAAGAGAAGTGACAAAATATGGCGGACAAATAGACTCGATTGCAGGGTTGAATGGAAGTATATCCAGAGAAAAACGTGTTCTTGCCCAGCAATTAGCCGATTGGATTGAAAGAATTCAGAAGAAAGAACAAGATCTATGGACAAGATTCTCAGCCTTGGAACAAGCTGTTGCAAAAATGCAGTCCATAGGTTCTTATTTATCCCAGATAACTGCAAGCAAAAGCAGTTCTTAA